CGCAAATGAAGAAAAACCAGGTGTTTCTGATTCAAAAATGAAATACTCATCAGTCTCTTCAACTGTCTCAGTAGGCAGTTTCTGCCACAAATCATCTGTATATCTGAACAGAGTTATAGATGAAATATCGATCTCATTTTCTTCAACCCATGAACGTTTTACCTTAAAGCCTATCAAAGGAACATCCAATGTCAATTGATCAAATCTTTCTGCAACTACCCAGATATTCATGTGCTGGTATACGATTCCTGGAGGGTTGTTCTTTACAAGAAGAGAGCGCTTTCTTAATACTTCAACCTTAACTTCTACATTATCAAAGTAATCTTGCGTTTTTAAGTTGACATAACTCACAGGGTTTTCTTCAGCATAAAAACAATATGAAGCAAAGCTATCGGGAGATACTTCACATGATAGCGTGTCTTTAAAGACTACATTTTCATATTTATTCTCCCTTAAAGAGAGTAAGCCTTTTCTTTCACCGATATAAATTCCAATACCTATCAATATTAAGAATAAACAGAATATCAATATCCATGTACCGATGCCTGATGATGAGGCATTGGTTGGCACCAATTCCACACTGGAGGATTCATCAGATGAAGAAAGTTCACCTTCTGATGTTGATCTTAATGAACTCACCGCAGTATCTGATGATGATTCTTTTCTGATACCAGTAATAGCAAATGGTGAAAATCCAGGAGTTTCGGACTCAAAGTAAAGATAATCACTATCTTCTTTAACTTTTTGTGTATCAAGCTTTTTCCATTCATTGTCATTGTATCTGTACATCGAAATCATTGATTGCTGGATAGCATTATCTGATACCCATGATTTTTCAACCTTAAAGGAAATCACTGCATTTTCAATGTTGTCCGGAGTTGCAAATCCTGTATCACCAACCCAGATATTCATATACATATAAACCTCACCTGGAGGAGATACTGATACCAAAGTTGAAATTCCCTTTAATATTTCAATAGTAGTACTTACAACGCCGGAACTTTTCAAGGCGATGAAACTGATGGATGTTATAGGATTGTCTTCGGAGTTGAAAGAATACGTTGTTATTTTTTTTGCCAGTACGTTCTGACTCTTGGATACTTTATTCAGAACATTATCATAATCTTCTCCAAAATATCCTCCTCCACTAACATACCTTCCACTTGAAGAGCTGCTATCAGTTTTATCCGAGGACAAAGTCACATTCCATGTCCATTGTTTTTGTGCAGTTCCGTTCATGTTTTCCGCAAAAATGGTGAGATTATGCAATCCATTTTCTGCTGAAGAACAATAATATGAAGCATTCATAGAACTACAGTTTGCCTGAATACTCACATTATCAAGAATCCATGTAATATTTGCAATTTCATCAGTAGTAACTTCAAATAATCTTGAGGCTCCTGCCTGATCTGTAATATAGGAACTGGATGGGGAAATAAAAGAAATGATTATCCGCGGATAAGCAATGATGTAATCTACTTTTGTCTCAATACATTTACCGGAATTGTTTCCAGCTTCTAGAGACACAGTATAGATTCCAGCTTCAGTATATGTGTGTTCAACATTCTTATCTGTTGAAGAACTACCATCTCCAAAGTCCCATTTCCATGATGTGGCATTCACAGACTGGGCAGTGAACATTACCCTCAACGGAATCTTTCCATTTGTAACATTAGCTGTAAAATTCACAATCGGACAAACATCGTTAGTTCCGTTCTTAATGGTAACAACTATGGTTTCTGAATCCGTAGAATATCCATCTGAAACTGAGAATGTGATCTTATAAGTACCAGCATCAATTCCTGTTGTGTTCCATTCAAAGACATTACCATAAAAACTTCCGAATTTAGACGTTGTTGAATATGTCAATTTATCATTATCCGCATCAGAAGCGTGGAGAACGATCTTTACTATATCAGAACTATTTACACTTATATCACCTATTTTTTCGAGAACCGGGGCATGGTTCTCACTCAGTTCTGCCCAGAAGATCAATTTTCCTTCCATTGAACCAATGCCAACGAAGTCTTCTGGTACATTCAGCTTCAC
The sequence above is a segment of the uncultured Methanolobus sp. genome. Coding sequences within it:
- a CDS encoding PGF-pre-PGF domain-containing protein encodes the protein MLAFSAQASEQNQTSTDVSETETYSEATAVSLSTKISPSISIIVTPEAIDFGKLSAGMSSEAHKLTIFNKGNSKTYVTSEVIDVAKDLYVDGLELDNSSWVNYKKEISKGSSVGSSVKLNVPEDFVGIGSMEGKLIFWAELSENHAPVLEKIGDISVNSSDIVKIVLHASDADNDKLTYSTTSKFGSFYGNVFEWNTTGIDAGTYKITFSVSDGYSTDSETIVVTIKNGTNDVCPIVNFTANVTNGKIPLRVMFTAQSVNATSWKWDFGDGSSSTDKNVEHTYTEAGIYTVSLEAGNNSGKCIETKVDYIIAYPRIIISFISPSSSYITDQAGASRLFEVTTDEIANITWILDNVSIQANCSSMNASYYCSSAENGLHNLTIFAENMNGTAQKQWTWNVTLSSDKTDSSSSSGRYVSGGGYFGEDYDNVLNKVSKSQNVLAKKITTYSFNSEDNPITSISFIALKSSGVVSTTIEILKGISTLVSVSPPGEVYMYMNIWVGDTGFATPDNIENAVISFKVEKSWVSDNAIQQSMISMYRYNDNEWKKLDTQKVKEDSDYLYFESETPGFSPFAITGIRKESSSDTAVSSLRSTSEGELSSSDESSSVELVPTNASSSGIGTWILIFCLFLILIGIGIYIGERKGLLSLRENKYENVVFKDTLSCEVSPDSFASYCFYAEENPVSYVNLKTQDYFDNVEVKVEVLRKRSLLVKNNPPGIVYQHMNIWVVAERFDQLTLDVPLIGFKVKRSWVEENEIDISSITLFRYTDDLWQKLPTETVEETDEYFIFESETPGFSSFAICSV